One Pan paniscus chromosome 16, NHGRI_mPanPan1-v2.0_pri, whole genome shotgun sequence DNA segment encodes these proteins:
- the SELENOS gene encoding selenoprotein S, with product MERQEESLSARPALETEGLRFLHTTVGSLLATYGWYIVFSCILLYVVFQKLSARLRALRQRQLDRAAAAVEPDVVVKRQEAVAAARLKMQEELNAQVEKHKEKLKQLEEEKRRQKIEMWDSMQEGKSCKGNAKKPQEEDSPGPSTSSVLKRKSDRKPLRGGGYNPLSGEGGGACSWRPGRRGPSSGG from the exons aTGGAACGCCAAGAGGAGTCCCTGTCCGCGCGGCCGGCCCTGGAGACCGAGGGGCTGCGCTTCCTGCACACCACGG tggGCTCCCTGCTGGCCACCTATGGCTGGTACATCGTCTTCAGCTGCATCCTGCTCTACGTGGTCTTTCAGAAGCTTTCCGCCCGGCTAAGAGCCTTGAGGCAGAGGCAGCTGGACCGAGCTGCGGCTGCTGTGG AACCTGATGTTGTTGTTAAACGACAAGAAGCTGTAGCAGCTGCTCGACTGAAAATGCAAGAAGAACTAAATGCGCAAGTTGAAAAGCATAAGGAAAAACTGAAACAG cttgaagaagaaaaaaggagacagaagattGAAATGTGGGACAGCATGCAAGAGGGAAAAAGTTGCAAAGGAAATGCAAAGAAGCCCCAG GAGGAAGACAGTCCTGGGCCTTCCACTTCATCTGTCCTGAAACGGAAATCGGACAGAAAGCCTTTGCGGGGAGGAG GTTATAACCCGTTGTCTGGTgaaggaggcggagcttgctccTGGAGACCTGGACGCAGAGGCCCGTCATCTGGCGGATGA